The following are from one region of the Quercus robur chromosome 1, dhQueRobu3.1, whole genome shotgun sequence genome:
- the LOC126733105 gene encoding uncharacterized protein LOC126733105, translating to MQVATQKEEEKLSAPTIPQSYPWFVISDGKYLERQIFFSISENRFSTKSIPEMRNKMIYANTNGWLVLKDVDSLDLCVMNPISKEVVQLPRLETIDDCRICILSSPPSDPNDHCHIIFFNSKRSIFYFCQPGDNKFGQQEFEDRGILDATMYGGKLYILTPQELFTAEFVGSELRFTVSGMELTKLIPPRIVCFWTYLIESCGGKEMDPSEKHRRADYFSCQRKGYVLYCKRKGGQAKFNLLYKVS from the exons ATGCAAGTAGCAACtcaaaaggaagaggaaaagcTTTCTGCACCTACTATCCCTCAATCATATCCTTGGTTTGTAATTTCTGATGGAAAATATCTAGagagacaaattttttttagcatatcAGAAAATCGTTTTTCCACAAAGTCAATCCCAGAGATGCgcaataaaatgatatatgcTAACACTAACGGTTGGTTAGTGTTGAAAGATGTGGACTCTTTAGATTTGTGTGTTATGAATCCTATATCTAAGGAGGTTGTGCAGCTCCCGCGATTGGAAACCATTGATGATTGTCGTATTTGCATTTTGTCCTCGCCACCAAGTGACCCAAATGATCACTGTCACATAATCTTCTTCAACAGTAAAAGATCCATATTTTACTTTTGCCAGCCCGGTGATAACAAATTTGGTCAACAAGAATTTGAAGATAGAGGAATATTGGATGCAACAATGTATGGGGGAAAACTTTACATTTTGACTCCCCAAGAATTATTTACGGCTGAATTTGTAGGGTCAGAACTTCGATTTACGGTGTCAGGAATGGAGTTAACTAAGCTAATACCTCCAAGGATAGTATGTTTCTGGACATATTTGATTGAATCTTGTG GCGGAAAAGAAATGGATCCAAGTGAAAAGCATAGGCGAGCGGACTATTTTTCTTGCCAACGAAAAGGGTATGTCTTGTATTGCAAGAGAAAGGGGGGTCAAGCAAAATTCAATCTACTTTACAAAGTATCGTGA
- the LOC126704823 gene encoding uncharacterized protein LOC126704823 — MIPPFKQRRMDQDMSFNEEDARGVKQPHNDLLVIMLTIEGFNIKRILVDNGSSVDIIYLPAFQQLKLDPKKLRPFDSPLVSFSGDRVYPKDIMLGMHQGRVQKLAPERGSPHILYSCGEDSFVQHFGLRSSSATKLFCCSSLTENSKWPPKNIRFNAIVIDPRNLNYNAVGGSDEYARVYDLRKCQLNASRLSYSNTSELLVLYNDELIYLFQKYTGLGPPSSSAPTEDLLKNEEPHVYLGHRNSKTVKVVSFLGPNDEYVLSGSACGHIFIWKKKGAKLVRLMIMESNRQGREDHARVLLPLMLSCISCACRGDKQWHTLKGDTAELILRVMKKMEDMDCQMVIHLCGEGFIGNSTECNVG, encoded by the exons ATGATACCACCGTTTAAGCAGAGACGGATGGACCAAGACATGTCTTTCAACGAGGAAGATGCTAGGGGAGTGAAGCAGCCACATAACGATCTCCTAGTCATAATGCTCACGATAGAAGGATTTAATATCAAGAGGATCCTCGTGGACAATGGTAGCTCCGTAGACATCATCTACCTTCCCGCTTTCCAGCAGTTGAAGTTAGATCCAAAAAAACTGCGTCCGTTTGACTCTCCCCTtgtcagtttcagtggagatAGAGTATATCCCAAGGACATAATGTTGGGAATGCACCAAGGCCGTGTGCAAAAGCTTGCTCCGGAGCGAGGAAGTCCACACATATTATATAGCTGTGGTGAAGACAGTTTTGTTCAACAT TTTGGTTTGCGAAGTAGTTCTGCTACAAAACTTTTCTGTTGCTCCTCATTGACAGAAAATAGTAAGTGGCCTCCAAAGAACATAAGGTTCAATGCCATTGTAATTGACCCAAGAAATCTGAATTACAATGCTGTCGGAGGATCTGATGAATATGCACGTGTTTATGACTTGAGAAAATGCCAATTGAATGCATCGA GGTTGTCTTACTCTAATACAAGTGAACTTCTTGTCTTGTACAACGATGAACTCATTTATCTATTTCAAAAGTACACGGGGTTGGGCCCCCCATCATCATCTGCCCCAACTGAAGATCTTTTGAAAAATGAAGAGCCACACGTTTACTTGGGCCATAGAAATTCGAAGACAGTTAAAGTAGTGAGTTTCCTTGGCCCCAATGATGAATATGTCTTGAGTGGGTCTGCTTGTGGCCATATATTTATTTGGAAGAAGAAGGGAGCTAAATTAGTGCGTTTAATG ATTATGGAGTCTAATAGACAAGGCAGGGAAGACCATGCAAGGGTACTCTTGCCCCTGATGTTATCATGCATATCCTGTGCCTGCAGAGGTGACAAACAATGGCATACACTGAAAGGAGATACAGCAGAGTTGATATTGAGagtgatgaagaagatggaggatatGGATTGTCAGATGGTGATACATCTTTGTGGAGAAGGTTTTATAGGAAATTCCACTGAGTGCAACGTTGGCTAG